CCGTTAGTAGCGGCATGCAGACGGAGGGGGCGCGTCACCGAcacacgacacgacgaccGCGAAAAGACGTGACACGTCATTTTTTGGCCTGTGCAACGGGATGACACAGGGCTGATCGCCCCAATCCGTGGTAAGTGCCAGCATTCcctgccgtggcggcgccccgaGTGAGGATGCTGCCCTTGACACAACCGGGGCAAACATGGTCATGTGTGTTGTCGGAGTCCAAGGTCGGCAACTCAACTCATTATTATCATGTGCAAAGTAACTCGTTCCCAGCACACAGGTGTACGGAGCATCGATCTCTGGCACGCAGTGATTCTTCCGACGACAGGGGGCCGGATCTCGGGCGCTCCACTGTTTCGGTCgtgggcgggggggcgtAGTGGCTGGACGTGTGTGCCTGGCGTTGAAGGCTTCATGTTCAACGTTCGCTCTCTTGTCAACGCATTCAACTGCTCAATGACTGCTAGCAGCACGTCCGTACGTTGAAAATGAGGCAGGTGGGAGCCGTACGGCTGATGTGTCTTGCAGACGAGGGCTTCCCTTCTCATCAGGGATCAAGCTCACGATGAGGAAGGAGTCTTGTCGGCCGCCGTtccaggcaccaccaccatgatcGCTGTGGGCCGTAGCGGCCAATTGCCGATCCCGCGCCCACCCCATCGTCCAGCTCAGGGCAAAGATGGGTCCTCCGATTGGCGGGTGAGGCCTCTGgccatcccccccctctctctcccccccaAAGCCCCCTTTGATGGCGGGCCACAGGGTCCAGGGGTCACAGAAATGGCAAAAGCAATCCCCCTAGCGCACGATTGACGTCCACTTCGGCGAGAGCTAAGCCCGGGGCGCAcgaagtggtggtgggatTGGCAGGTgtttcttcttcctcctcttctcccccGTTGACCGTTGCTCcaacccaccaccaccgccgtcctTCACCCGCTTCTGCTGTGCATTGCTGTTGCTGGGACATCGATCCCGTTCTTCTTTCAGTTTGGCCCGTCTCTCTTTTTCCATCCGCCGCTCCGTCGACCTGTACAGCCAGCTTcgtggctcgacgacgatgcagccTCTACGGGTACTGGATTCTGCCAGTATCGTCTGACTCGACACCCGaccccgccaccgccgccgccgccgccgccttcatcgaCGCGAATCCCCCTCCCAAacaccctcctcccgccgccatggccgccctcggcaacctGCTTGAGGGTCGAGGCTTTCTCGACATTTTTGTACggctcccctcctcccctctcgCGCATGGATGTCGCGGTGCGGTTGGGAGACGACGCTCAGTCGGCCGCACCAGAGCGacaaagaaagaaagagaagCATCTGAGGGCTAACTGGATGGACGGTAGAAAGGTGGCAAGGACCCGCGTGTCGGGTCCGGCAGAGAAGACTcgtccggcggcgggacgcTCAGCACGTCGGCCAACAACAAGACGTCGTCGCTGGGCAAGCTAGGCGCCACATTCATTCCCATTGCCATCTATGTCGCCGTGTGtatcatcgtcttcgtcacgCTACGGCGCAAATGCATTCGCGTGTACGCGCCTCGGACCATAGCTGCCCTACGAGCGCCAGAGTAAGTCCCCGTGCCCTCTTCGACCGTCGTTCTCGGCCCCTGGGCTCACCAAAGCAAGGCTACCAAGCAAGGCGCTCCCGTCAGGATGGTTCAACTGGGTCGTGCCGTTCTTCAAGGTCTCGGACACCGTGGTCCTCAATAACGGCTCGCTGGatgccttcttcttcctgcgcTTCCTCAAAGTGCTGAGGAACATTTGCGTGGGAGGCTGCCTCATCCTTTGGCCAGTTCTTTTCCCCATCCACGCgaccggtggcggcgggctcacGGAGCTCGACTTGTTGACCATTGGCAATGTCAAGGACTCGGGTCGGCTCTATGCCCACGCGTTCATGGCATGGACTTTCTTCGGTGGGCACTCTTCTCTCGTTGTGCATTTGCTTCGGCGTGTGTCGCCTCTTTgctgacgcgcgcgcgccccagGGTTTGTCCTCTACATGATTGTGCGCGAGTGCATATACTACATCAACATCCGCCAGGCATACCTGTCGTCCCCGTACTACGCCGATCGCATCTCGTCGCGCACGATTCTCTTGCAGTGCGTGCCGCAGTCCTATCTCAACGAACGACGTCTTCGGAAGCTGTATGGCGACCAGGTGAAGCGCGTCACCATCCCACGGACGACCAAGGCCCTGGCCAACATGGTCAAGGAGCGCGAGCAGACCGCCATGCGCCTAGAAAAGGCCGAGGTGGAACTCATTCGAAAAGCCAACGCGGCGAGGGTGAAgtgggcgaggaagacggccaagaaggaggcaAAGGAGGCGAAGCGGGCGAAGAAGATGCTGGCATCGTCAGAGACGCACGAGATGAAGCAGCACGGCGCAAGCCCGCCGCAAATACCCCACTCGGACTCCATCACGTCGCAACAGGACCTTGTCACGGTGGGCACGAACTCGATGAGCGACGACAGCCAGGTTGTGGACCGGGGAGGCTGCATCGTGGTTGAGCTTCCCGGTGTGGCCGCGATGGAGGCAGACGAgaaggacgccgaggccgatgaggcAGTCCACGTGGTGAGAACCGACACGGGCGAGACGAAAaaggatgacgacgacgacgaataCACGCATCCGTACGGGCTCGACCCGAAGCTTGCCGACGTCAGGGgctccgtcgcggcgcagtACCTCCCCGTTGAGCAGCGGCCGTATCACCGCCCCCTGGGCAACTTTTTGCGTCGCGTCGACACCATCCGGTGGACGCGCAACCGTCTGCGCGAGCTCAACGTGCAAATCTACAAGATGCGCAAGCAggtccgccgcggcgagggcgcgacgCTGCCCGCGGCCTTCATCGAGTTCCGCACCCAGGAgagcgcgcaggcggcgcaccAGGTGCTCGTGCATCACCGGCCGCTGCAGATGTCGTCGCGCCTGCTGGGCGTGCGGCCCGACGAGGTCATCTGGAAGTCGCTGCGCATGTCCTGGTGGGAGCGCATCGCGCGGCGCTTCCTGGTGCTGTCcctcgtcaccctcgccgtcatcttcTGGTCCAtcccgtcggccgccatcggcctcATATCGCAGATCGACTTCCTGGCCAAGAACATCATCGTGCTGTCATGGCTGCTCAAGCTGCCGTCCTTCGTCGTCAACTTCCTCCAAGGCTTCGTGCCGGCCATTGCCCTGTCCCtgtggatggcggcggtgcccaTCTTGCTGCGCTTCTGCGGCAGGGTCGCCGGCATCCCGACCGTCACCATGGTCGAGCTGTTCGTCCAGAACGGCTACTTTGCCTTCCAGGTCGTCCAGGTCTTTCTCATCACGACCCttacctcggcggcgtcggctgcctTCACCGACATCCTCCAGAACCccatcaaggccaaggacatCCTGGCCACGAACCTGCCCATGGCGTCCAACTTTTACCTGTCGTACATTCTCATCCAGTGCCTCGCCAGCAGCGGGACTAATCTGTTGCATGTGTTCCCCCTGATACGGCATTACGGGCTGGACAAGATGAGCAGCCTGCCACGCACGCGATACAGGGCGTGGCGCCGGTTGCGGCCGGCGCAATGGGGCGGCGTGTTTCCCGTCTTTGCCAACATGGGCGTGATTGGTATGCTCCCTCACTGATGATGCCCTCCCGTGCTTGGGATATATATTCCgccgtgcgtgtgtgtgtgtgctgaCTCGGACCGTCCATCGCAGCCATGAGCTACGCCTGCATCGCGCCTCTCAttctcgtcttcgccgccggtggcatggcggccatgcgcaTCGTCTGGCGATACAACCTCCTCTACGTCTACGATTCCGACTTTGACAGCAAGGGTCTCTTCTATCCCCGTGCGCTCCTGCATCTCATCATTGGCCTCTACCTAGCCGAGATCTGCCTGATCGGTCTGTTCGCGCTGCACCTGTCGTTCGGCCCACTGGCCATGATGGTCATGTTCTTCCTCTTCACGGGACTGGTGCACCTGTCCCTAGGCGATGCCATCGCCCCGCTGTTGCAAAATCTCCCACAGACGCTGGCGATGGAGCCCGACGTACAGCGCGAGGAGCGTGAGGCGGAAGAGCGGGCGCGAgagctggcgagggcgcgcgccgccgaggaaggggACGGGGCCACGGGGGCGAACACCGACTACTATGATGCCACGCAGACgtttggcgaggaggaggagatggacgggcgcggcgacggtgacaacgacgacttcatggatgaggacgatgagggGATCGACAcagaagacgaggaagacgagcaCATCGtgacgggcgagcgggcgctcGAAGGCGCGGGGAGCATCAAGGCCACCCTCACCGAGTGGCTCAAGCACGTCACCAAGTCCAAAATGCAGTCCGAGGCATCGCGCTCCGGCATCCCCGACGCCTTCGACAAGGTGGCGCTGTGGACGGGCGCGAAGCGGGATCCGGAAAAGCcccccggcctcgtcgcgcggtGGCTGCATCCCGAAGAGTATGAGGACTTTGtcgcgctgcgcgaggccctGATCGAGCCGGAAGAAAAGGACCGGCCCAAGATCGAATACCCGCCGGGCCCGCGGAAGCGCTTCTGCGAGTTCACGCCGCCCGAGGTATGGGCGCCCCGGCCGACGCTCTGGATCCCCCGGGACGAGGCCAGGGTCAGTCGGCAGGAGGTGGCACACACGAGGAAATACACGCCCATTGCAGACACGGCGGCCATCATGGACGACAAGGGCAGGATCACAGTCTTCTTTGACGAGGCGCCACTCCATGAGCCGAGACTGATGCTGTGAACATGAGGCAAAGCCCGGACACCAGACTGGGGTTCTGCTCTGAATTCATATGTACAAGTAGATATTAATTCGGATCATGATAATCGTAATGGCATGGCATCAGCGCCCTCCCCAcatgcagcccagccaggtcTTTGTTTCGAGCGTTGGAGTGTTCGAGCGTATATATATGTActcagccgccgccttcatgtTCCCCTtgggcagcacagcacaggaTTACTTGCCCAGTCTCAACGTGCAATGACTTGACTGTTCAACGCCTGGGCTTTTGGGGCTTGAACAGGGACAAACTCCAGTCTAGTCGATCCGCGAAATATGATTTCCCAAAATTGCGATCCGGGGGTTGTTGTTGGACTCTCCCCTCCCACAGCGGGTGATgaaaggggagggagagaggacGTCGTCCGGCGCTGCCTGTACCGATAACAAAGAGTCCGACCGATATTAGCCGGGCATCTCGGCGCGATGCGACATCCTGGAATACTGCACGGGCAgctccgaggccgcccaggggGGCAACGTGACCGAgtccgtcctcgacggcggcatgctGAAGCACATGCTCCGTATGTCTCCCGGGCCCGGCGAGTCGCGGCTCATGACATCGCCGGGGAGCTCGCTccgggcgtcggcgtcggcgccaaaCGGCGAGTCGTCGTGGCCCGCCTTGTatccgatggcgacgatgtgCGTCTTGTCGTCCATCTGATCGTCGTCCACCGGAATAGGCCcctccacgtcgccgccgccaccgccgccaagagCGCCTTGCGCCTTCATCCtattcttcttctcctcctcaacCTTGCGGCGCTGTCTCCTCACGATGAAGAacacggcgagggccacgcCGCACaacacggccaaggcgcccACGACAccgccggcgatggcccCGACAGAGGTtgactgctgctggccgccgccggatgCTATGGCGCTGGGCTGCGCGGAAGAtgtggccgcgccgccgccctcgggcgaggcgcccTTGTTCGTCGCAGTGCCCTGCTGCCCCTGCGTGGGCGCGTTGCTGTTGGTGGGAATCGCCGACGTGTCGACCAggagcatcgtcggcgaTACGATGTAGTGGGCGgtcgcggcctcgacgccgcaggTGACGAACGTGTACGACCCAATGGCATTGGTCTGCTGGACATTGTAACTCAACAAGGCGGTCGAGCAGTACTGTCCAGAGGGGCTGTTCGATGATAATCCACGCACCACCACAGTCAGCTTTACCCGTCCCTGGAATCTATTTTACTCATAGAGTTTTCCTCCATGATAGATAGATGAGACTGTTAACTGACCAAGTGATTGCCGTGTTGTCCTTTGTCTTCGTCGGCCCCGGACACCCGCCCGAACAGCCATAACTATCGATACACGTGGCGTATATCGTGCACTTGTCCAGGTCCGACGTCGCGCAGAAGCCCCAGTACGTGGAGCTCCAGTTGcacgccgagcccgaggggGCGAAGCGAGGCTTCCGCGGGTCGCCGTTGAGGTAGccgcacgtcgacgacaggGCCGAGTATTCGCCCCGAGGGTTGAGGGgaaacgccggcggcggcgtgatgaCGGGCTTGGCTGGGTTCTCATCGCTGCTGCCGGAGGGTATGAtcaaggcggcgccgagtgACGgcccactgctgctgctgctgccccccaggccgaggacgacgacgacccagGGTAATaagacggccgccgcaaAGGGCATGGCGAGGGTATCGATAATGGCCAAAAAAAATAAACGGTAACGACGGGTTTCCAGAGCTGGTGCTTTGTCTGGCGTGCAAGATGTCAGTGACTCACGGGGCACGGCGCAACAGCAAGTAGGAAGCAAAGCATCgagtctctctctcgctcgctcgctcgctcctcAAGTCGAGTCTGGTCCGTCCCtaggaggaggaagaggaggagacaGTGAGCGAGCGGACCATGGGCCCTTCATAAGGGGGCCGCGCGCGGGATGAGTCGAGGGCAGTGGACTGCCATTGcgacaccccccccccccccgacgGGGACGCCCTGTTGGCTGTGCACCCTATTCTGCGCCAAAATTCTGGAGTCTGGGTTGAAAGCGTGAAGCATCAACATCGTGGcccgtcctcctctcccctcctaTGTCAGAGGACAGACAACTTGGTTAGGGGGAAAACTGCGTTGTGAGTCTGTGCTTGGTCCCATGAGGCGTTCGTGGGTGCCCACTCACAAGCCATCCCGCAAGCCAATCGTCCGTGACTGCACGACATGCGCCGCCCGGTGCTATTTTCTGGCCATGCAGTGTGTCATCCCACCAACGCGGCTCGTTTCAGGAACTGTGTCCTTGGCGTGCTCAGCCATGAGtggtatgtatgtatgttCGTTCTTCGGTGCTAAGActcgtgctgctgggcctAGTATTGTATGTCGCCTCTGACTAGTTAGCTCATgttcgcccccccccctcccctttcgtCCACGCTTCGGCAAAACACTACCGGCCGTGACGGGCCCCCCTTCGTTTCGACCGCACGTCGCCTGTCAAGAACATATCTCTGATTCGACCCAAGGTGCATGGAGCGAACGCGCTCTGATGCCGGTGCACAAGCCGCCGCATGCAAAGCTCGCGTCCTCCTCGTTTCATGCACCCACAAGGCAGCCGCGAAGCGTCACAATAGGGCATTGGAGGACGATCACCGGGGATTATGTTCCTCACTTCTTGCTTGGGCTTACGAGTGGAGGGCCCTCGATATAA
This region of Purpureocillium takamizusanense chromosome 9, complete sequence genomic DNA includes:
- a CDS encoding uncharacterized protein (SECRETED:SignalP(1-23~SECRETED:cutsite=SSS-SS~SECRETED:prob=0.2155)~TransMembrane:1 (n3-18c30/31o241-263i)~EggNog:ENOG503P5NW); amino-acid sequence: MPFAAAVLLPWVVVVLGLGGSSSSSGPSLGAALIIPSGSSDENPAKPVITPPPAFPLNPRGEYSALSSTCGYLNGDPRKPRFAPSGSACNWSSTYWGFCATSDLDKCTIYATCIDSYGCSGGCPGPTKTKDNTAITCPSGQYCSTALLSYNVQQTNAIGSYTFVTCGVEAATAHYIVSPTMLLVDTSAIPTNSNAPTQGQQGTATNKGASPEGGGAATSSAQPSAIASGGGQQQSTSVGAIAGGVVGALAVLCGVALAVFFIVRRQRRKVEEEKKNRMKAQGALGGGGGGDVEGPIPVDDDQMDDKTHIVAIGYKAGHDDSPFGADADARSELPGDVMSRDSPGPGDIRSMCFSMPPSRTDSVTLPPWAASELPVQYSRMSHRAEMPG
- a CDS encoding uncharacterized protein (TransMembrane:11 (o52-73i139-159o179-198i534-560o580-606i627-653o673-697i718-738o744-763i784-807o813-838i)~COG:S~EggNog:ENOG503NVZ6), whose product is MAALGNLLEGRGFLDIFKGGKDPRVGSGREDSSGGGTLSTSANNKTSSLGKLGATFIPIAIYVAVCIIVFVTLRRKCIRVYAPRTIAALRAPELPSKALPSGWFNWVVPFFKVSDTVVLNNGSLDAFFFLRFLKVLRNICVGGCLILWPVLFPIHATGGGGLTELDLLTIGNVKDSGRLYAHAFMAWTFFGFVLYMIVRECIYYINIRQAYLSSPYYADRISSRTILLQCVPQSYLNERRLRKLYGDQVKRVTIPRTTKALANMVKEREQTAMRLEKAEVELIRKANAARVKWARKTAKKEAKEAKRAKKMLASSETHEMKQHGASPPQIPHSDSITSQQDLVTVGTNSMSDDSQVVDRGGCIVVELPGVAAMEADEKDAEADEAVHVVRTDTGETKKDDDDDEYTHPYGLDPKLADVRGSVAAQYLPVEQRPYHRPLGNFLRRVDTIRWTRNRLRELNVQIYKMRKQVRRGEGATLPAAFIEFRTQESAQAAHQVLVHHRPLQMSSRLLGVRPDEVIWKSLRMSWWERIARRFLVLSLVTLAVIFWSIPSAAIGLISQIDFLAKNIIVLSWLLKLPSFVVNFLQGFVPAIALSLWMAAVPILLRFCGRVAGIPTVTMVELFVQNGYFAFQVVQVFLITTLTSAASAAFTDILQNPIKAKDILATNLPMASNFYLSYILIQCLASSGTNLLHVFPLIRHYGLDKMSSLPRTRYRAWRRLRPAQWGGVFPVFANMGVIAMSYACIAPLILVFAAGGMAAMRIVWRYNLLYVYDSDFDSKGLFYPRALLHLIIGLYLAEICLIGLFALHLSFGPLAMMVMFFLFTGLVHLSLGDAIAPLLQNLPQTLAMEPDVQREEREAEERARELARARAAEEGDGATGANTDYYDATQTFGEEEEMDGRGDGDNDDFMDEDDEGIDTEDEEDEHIVTGERALEGAGSIKATLTEWLKHVTKSKMQSEASRSGIPDAFDKVALWTGAKRDPEKPPGLVARWLHPEEYEDFVALREALIEPEEKDRPKIEYPPGPRKRFCEFTPPEVWAPRPTLWIPRDEARVSRQEVAHTRKYTPIADTAAIMDDKGRITVFFDEAPLHEPRLML